DNA sequence from the Candidatus Sulfuricurvum sp. RIFRC-1 genome:
ACCCAGTTTGCAACGCAGAGCAAAGAGCAGTTTATTCACGATGCAAAAGAGCGTCAAAGTATCAAAGACGAAATCTTACGCCTTAAAACCCTCAATGAACGGCTCAGCCAAGATGCGATCAATCTCACCCAAGCACTCAAGGGAGAGAATAAAACGCAGGGGAACTGGGGCGAGATCGTGTTGGAACGGATTTTAGAAGAATCAGGTTTACGTGAGGGGCATGAGTACGATATCCAAAGCACCCTCAGCGATGAAGAGGGGAAAAAATTTCGTCCCGATGTGATCGTCCATCTCCCGCAGAACAAAGATATCATCATCGATTCAAAAGTCTCCCTCGTCGCGTATGATGCCTTTATCCGTGCCGAAAACGACGAAGATCGCGCTCATGCACTGAAACAGCACCTTCTCTCGATCCATGCTCATATTAAAGGATTAAGCTCCAAACGCTATGAACAACTCAGCGGGGTACGCACCCTCGATTTCGTCCTCCTCTTTATGCCGATCGAGGGGGCGTTTCTCCTTGCACTGGAGCAGGATAACACCTTCTTTAAAACGGCGTATGAACAAAACATCGTTGTTGTTTCTCCATCGACCCTTCTCGTGACATTGCGCACCATCGAGCACATTTGGCGAAGCGAATACCAAGAGCGTAATGCCAAAGCGATTGCCGAATCCGCCGAAGCTCTCTATGAAAAACTGGTAGCGTTTGTGGAGGATATGGAGAAGATCGGTGAGCAGATCGGACGTACTCAAAAAAGCTATGAGGGTGCGATGAACAAACTTTCAACCGGAAAAGGGAATCTGATCCGTCGCGTCGAGTCGATGCGGAAACTGGGGTTAAAGCCGAAAAAGTTGCTTCCTTCCTCTTTAACAGAGGTGGAAGAAGATATTTTATAGGTGCGGAATCTTCACTTTTGAATTAAGTAGCGCTCCGATGAGTATCATGAGGGCAAGCACCCCCATCCATCCGATAAACCCTGACCCAAGCCATACTAGCCACAGCAAAATCGCCCCCAGCGGTGTTGGAACTCCTGTAAAATGTTTGGCTACCTCTCCCGCATCGGCGTTAATATTAAACTGGATAAGACGGCGAAGACCGCTGATAACATAGTAGATCGAAGCGATTGAGGTAATAATGAGAGGAATGCCTGAGAGGTGAGTATAGACCCCTTGGAAGATAAAGAAGGTGGGTACGAGAACGAAGCTGAGGAAATCGGCAAAAGAGTCGAGCTGAATTCCGAATTCGTTCGATAGACCGAATTTACGGGCAATTTTCCCGTCAATGATGTCAAATGCGCCCCCCATCCATGCCAAGATGACGGCAATCATAAACTGATCTTGTGTAATGAAATAGGTTGCTAATAACCCGCAGGTAATATTGGCCATCGTAACGAGATTGGCTAAATTGAAGTGACTGGTAGAACGCCATAGAAATTGCATTAATGCTCCGTTTTCATATTACTGTACTTATTTGACATTATAACGAAATCGAAAAAGGTATAGATGATAATAAAACATGTTATCATTACGTGGTTGTGGCTAAAAATCAGTTTGGTCCTGATATTTTATAAGAATGTAAAAATATAATATTTTTTTTATATCGAAAAGTTATACTTCTGTTAAAAGTGAATATAAATTCATTTGGTACAAATATGTAGGATACAAATGAAGAAAACTGTTATGATGAGTTTAGTAGCAGTTGCTGTACTAAATAGTGCGAGTATCGACGAAGCGTTTGGTGAGGGAAAGGGAAGTGGACAGATTCGTGCTGCGTATGTAAATCAGGATAATGCGGTGGATACCGATACCTACGGAACTTCTATCGGAGGTATATTGAAATATGAAACGGCGGCATGGTATGAGATTAAGCTCGGTGTCGCCGCATATGTGTCTCAAAAGCTCCATTTTGCAACCGGTAATGATGCTAGACTCAATCCGGATTTTTTTGATACTGAAGGGAAATCATTTGCATATGTAGGTGAAGCGTATATCGATTACAGCACGAATGATCTAAGCCTCCGTGTCGGACGTCAATTGATCGATACGCCGTTAGCCGATTCCGATGATATCCGTATGCACCCCAATAGCTTTGAAGCAGCGATGGCAACCTACAGGGGAATCGAGGGGACAACTTTGGTCGGCGGATACATGATACGTTGGGCAGGATACGATGCTCCGCAAGGGCATAATGACAGTATCAGCGAGTTTCAAAAATTTGGATCCAATCATCAAAGTGACGGTGCATCCGTTATCGGTATTTTGAACGAAAGCATTGAGAATCTTACCCTACAAGGGTGGTTCTATCATCGGAATAAACTTTCAAAGGCTTTCTATACCGATGCGATCTATGCTATCCCTATGAATGAGACTCTGGGGGTCGAATTAGTCGGACAATTTGCAAATTTTTCCGAAGAAAATAATAGTGGTTTGGACGGCAATGTATACGGTATCGGAGCAAGTGTTAATGTCGGAATGGTGAGTGTGGGTGCAGCGTATAACAAAGTATCAAATTATGAAGGTAACTTTATAGGAAACGGCTTCGGCGGCGGACCATACCTCACCTCAATGGAAGAGATGACGATTGACGGATTTGAGGACGTCAAAGCGTATCAGTTCAGTGCAAAATTCGATATGGCAAATGCCGGAATTGAGGGATTGATGTTGAGTGCACTGTATGGAAATTTCAAAAGTGCTCCGGCAGATATGCAAGTTAAAGAGATCGATCTCATAGCCACCTATGAAGTGAGCAAAGGGTTAAATGCCGAAGTAAGCTATGCAATGATTGATGATAAAAATAAGAATACGGCTGTGGATGAGTTCGACCTCACCTATGATGGCGGATATGAGCGTTTTCTTGTTCGTCTCAGCTATAACTTCTAAAGAGCATTAGGAGACTTTGGAATCAAAGACGTTGAGGATTTTTTGTTCTTCATCATAACGCAGGAGGAAGACTCGCGCATTGTAATGAGAGAGCAATGGATGTGAATTGTGCGGGTCAATTAAAAATACCTTGGTGAGTGAGTCGGCAATCATGCATGTAGGTGCCAAGATAGTGACACTCTCATAGCTATTGATACATTGAGAGCGATGGGGGTGAACGATAGGTAACGACTCATTGGTTCGGGAATAATATCCGGCAGAGGTAGCGGCGGCATTATTGTGTAATAACTCACCTAAATAGATCGTTTGAGTGGGTGTAATGGGATGTCGGACGATAAGAGACTCAGGAGTGCTTCCAAAAACACGTAAATCTCCCCCCGCGTTGACACTGCCATACGTGATACCGTATTCACGTAGTACTTGGATGGCGCAATCGACGGCATATCCTTTCGCAATTCCACCTAAATCGATACATACTCGTTTGGTCAGCAGAATAGATGAATCTTCCCCTAGGACGATATCGCTCCACTTTCCATCATACATCAGATAATCTTTTTGTGGTAAAAAACCTTTTTGTGCGAGGGTATTACCAACTGTGACGTCAAAAATACCGTTGCTATGACGAGAGAGTTCTTGTGCAAAAGAGAGAACCCTATAGGTATGAGGATGAATAGTTAAAGGGGTATTGGGGGAGAGTGCATTGATGCGAGAAACGTCTGATTCATGGTTAAAAAAGCTCAAAACTGATTCGATAAAAGCAATGCCCTCGAATGCTTTATCTAGGCACTCCGGTGCGCTGTTCGTTGGAACAGATATTTCGACAAACGTCCCCAAAAGGGGGCGAGAACGTTGTTTCATTTGAATTTAACTTCCATCGTGGCGAGTACGCGGCGGACACCGTTGGTGACATTTTTACATGAGAGGGTTGCACTGCTGATATTACGAATATCACCGTTTAGTTTGAGTGAGTCTTTGTGTGTTTTGCCAATGAATTGGGCACGCCATTGGATTTCACGAATTTGCTCACCATAACTCTCTTTGAAATCAAGTACCTCAATTCCTTTGACCTTGTTACTCATATCAAGTGCTATTGAATACGTAATAAGTTCATGCTTTCCGATCACTTTGTCAAGGATAAACCAGCCGATTTGATGACCGTTTTGTTCCACTTTCCAAATTTTTTGTTTGGGATCACGTACACGCACTTTGCTCATTTGTTCCACTTGATCGATTTCACTATCAAGCAAAACAATATCAGAGGGGACAAAGGTAGTGGCTTGCGGAAAAAATGATTTTTGCGATTCCGAATAGGTCGGATATTGAAAACTAAAATCTTTGGCATAGATTGCCGGTACTGCACTCAATATGAGTGCAGGGGTTAATAGCCACGTATTGGTATTCATGATCTCCTCCTAGAAATTAAATCCGACTTTAAAATAATACTTGTCTTTAGTACGCTCAATGAGATGTAAATTGGCATCATCTTGTTCATCATATGCTTCTCCCCCACCGTTGAGTTCGCGTAAATAGGAAAGTGTCATCCACCATTTTTGTGAGCCATAGTGTAATGAGGGACCGGCATAATGGCTGTAACGTTCGATACCCACTTCGGTTTCGCTCTCGTTTTCATAGACATATTCAGCTCCGATAAACCAATTGTCCATAAATCGATACGAAATTCCGGTGGAAGCCATAATCCCGATTTCCATTTCAGGATGGGTTGGCCAATCATACACTGCTCCGCTGTTAGCGGTTGCTTCAGTCTCAGTTTCATAGAATCCTTTGGAATTAAGATGATTCCATTGACTGGTAGGGAGTGCTTTTCGTTGCGCGCGTGTAGTTTCTAACCCAAGATTTCCAAGCCAAATGAGTTGTCCGTCGAGAAAATATTTTTGAGCTAACAGTTTAAGCTCAAAGGTATCGACAGTTTTGTCTTGACCCGAATGGGGATCTTTTGAGAGGTGGCGATAGGAAAAATAATTAGAGAGTCCAAAATCATCTCCCGCAGCACTGAGATAATTATATTTTCCTGACACCTCAAATCCTGAAAACTCAAAACCGCCGGAATGATCACCGGGGATATAGCCATCGACGATAATTCCCTCAGTTTTGACCGACTGACCTAAAATATAGCCTGCAATGGTAAATTTATCGGTTACACCGTATTCAAGCTCTGTTTTGGAATAGAGGGCTTTATAGCTTCCCGATCCTTTATCGCCATGATGTTCAAAATGTTGAACAAAATCGATAGCACCTGTAGGGAGCGGTTCAGAGGATTTCGTAAATCCCAGCAGATTTTCATCAGCAAAGAGTGGAGAGAGAAGAACACTTGCACATAAGCAAGATAGAAACAGTTTTTGATTCATAGGGTACTCCTGATGTAAATATATTGATAATCTATATCAATTGTATTTGTCGAAGTATAGAGTAAATCAAAGGTAAATGTCAATAGTGATAAGCATTATTGTTTAATATTTGAGAATGATTGTCAATAAACATGTTATAATGTCGCAAAAAATTGGTAATACAATGGATAACAACTCAATGACTCTTTTAAGTGCATGCGTTCGAGGCGGGTCATGCAAGGTGATAAAAATCAATGCTACCGGAGCTCTCAAACAGCGCCTCATCTCATTTGGTCTGATGAAAGGTGCCGAGGTAAAAATGCTTGAATGCGGGATGACTAAAAGCACGTTTGAGATTAAAATCGGGAATGTCAATATTGCATTGCGCCGCGAAGAAGCCGAGTTGATCGAGGTGTCCGATGTCCGTTAAAAAAATTACCGTAGCTCTTGTCGGGCAGCCTAACGTCGGCAAAAGTATGTTGATTAACTCGATCGGCAATGCGAGGCTGCATGTCGGAAACTTTACCGGGGTAACGGTTGAGAAAACCGTAGTCACATTTGAACACGGCGGGTATGAATTCAGCGTCGTTGACCTCCCCGGAACGTATGCCTTTACCGATTATTCGATTGAAGAGAGAGTAACTCACGATTATCTATGTAATGAGTCGTACGATCTAATCATCAATGTCCTTGATTCGACCAATATGGAAAAAAATCTTCAACTTACCGCCGAACTTATGACGATGAGCAAAAAAATGGTGATAGCTCTGAATATGTCCGATGAAGCGGATAAAGAGGGGATCGATATCAACGCACCCTACCTCTCACAGCTATTGGGGATTCCGTGTATTCGGGTTTCTGCGGCGGCGAAAACAGGTTTGGAAGCGCTTATGAAAGCGGTAATAAAAACCCATGAGGCCTCATATCAAGAGCAAAAACTGATCTTTAGCGAAGCCGTCGAAGAAGAGATCGATATGATCGCCGATTACCTTGATAAACATAAGTTCAAAGCGTCAATCTCCAACCGTAATATTGCAATCAACCTTTTGCAAAAAGAGAAAAAAACCTATCGTGTATTGCATGACAATCCGATTTGGACAGAATTGCAGCCGATGCTGATCGAAGCAGACCGTCACGTATTGCTTCACCACGATACGGATGATATGAAAGAGGCATTGGCGGAAGAATATTTCTCGTTTAACCGTGGTATCATCGCTGAAGCGGTAAAAGTTAAACCAAAAACACCGTTGAAGAAAACAACAACGGAGAAGATTGATTCGGTATTGATTCATCCGATATTCGGTATTCCGATTTTTCTCTTTTTCATGTGGTCGTTATTTCAGCTCACTTTTGAAATCGGTTCCATTCCGATGGATTGGATCGATGCCTTTTTCGGATGGTTCGGAGAGGTTGTAGGCGCTACAATCGGGAATAATGAAATTCGTTCTCTCATTGTAGACGGTGTCATCGCGGGGGTAGGGGCAGTTGTCCTTTTCGTCCCGAATATCGTGATCCTTTTTGTCGGGATCGCCCTGCTCGAATCAACGGGGTATATGTCACGGGTTGCTTTTTTGCTGGACGGGTTTTTCCACAAATTTGGTCTGCACGGACAGTCTTTTATCCCTCTTGTATCGGGATTCGGATGTTCGATTCCGGCGTATATGTCGGCACGGATTCTTAAAAATGACCGTGATCGCCTTTTGACCCTTTTTGTCATCGGATTTATGAGCTGCGGTGCACGTCTCCCCGTCTATGTCCTTTTTACAGGAGCTTTTTTTGCCCCTGAAATGGCGGGAAATATCCTTTTTGGAATTTATATTCTTGGCGCGATGATCGGGTTGGTTGTGGCAAAAATCTTGAAAGTAACGGCGTTCAAAGGGATTGATGAACCGTTCGTTATGGAGATGCCAAAATACCGTCTCCCCTCCGTAAAACTGATCTGGCATACGGTCGTAACGAAGACGATGATGTATCTGAAAAAAGCGGGGACCTTTATTGCCGCTGCATCATTGCTCGTATGGTTTCTCAGTACCTATCCGAAAGACGCTTCTCTAAACGCTTTATTTGGAGTGAAAATTGAGGCCGCAGTATCGGAAAATGAAGTGAAAACTCTCGAAAATCAGCTTGCTGAAGCGCAGCTTTCGCAGAGCTTTTTGGGTCAAATCGGTCATGCTATCGAGCCGGTATTTGCACCTTTGGGATTTGATTGGAAAATGGCGGTAGCATTACAGACGGGGCTTGCGGCCAAAGAGGTTGTAGTTTCAACGATGGGGGTTCTCTATTCACTCGGAAGCGATGCGACCGAAGCGGATCACTCTCTCATCTCTACGATCAGTTCTCAGATGCCTTTTGCATCCGCAGTGGCGTTTATCATTGTTATCATGACGTATCTTCCCTGTTTGGCAGCGTCGGTTGTCTTTACCCGTGAAGCGGGAGGAATCAAGTATTTCGGCTATTTATTTCTCTTTACGAGTATCGTGGCCTATTCGCTGGCATTTGTCGCCTATCATTTGACATTATGGTTGAGTTAGGTAATCATTAACCACTCTTTGTTACAATATCAGCATGAGTAAAATATTAATGATAGAAGACGATCTCGAGCTTGCCGAGATCCTCACCGAATTTTTAGAACAGTATGATTTCCAAGTCACGACGGAAGATGATCCGTTTAAAGCGCTCAGCATTCTCAAATTGGAAAAATTTGATGCAGTGATCCTCGATTTGACTCTGCCGGGTATGGATGGATTGGAAGTATGCGAAGCGATTCGTGCACGTCAAAATATCCCTATCATCATCTCCTCAGCCCGTTCAGATGTGACCGACAAGATCAATGCCCTCGAACTCGGAGCCGATGATTATCTCCCAAAACCCTACGATCCGCGAGAGCTTGAAGCCCGTATCCACTCGGTGTTACGCCGATACGACGCTGCATCCGTAGCCGCATCTGAGATTGCATGTGATTTTAAACTCAACGAATCCGCGATGCAGATCAGCTACAAAGGGCGTCCTCTTGAACTGACAAACGCTGAATACGGGATTCTCGCCCATATGATCAAAAAACAGGGGATGGTGGTGTCGCGCGAAGATTTAATTCATAATGTTTCAGCGATCAACGAAGACTCTTCGAACAAAAGTATTGATGTTATGATGGGGCGTATTCGAAATAAACTCGGGGATAAAGCTCTGATTGAATCGATCCGTGGCATCGGCTACAAACTGTTAAAATGATTAAAAATAATGCGGTTCTTGCAACCGTAGCCTTTGCGCTCGTCGTAACTGTATCGAGTGTCAGCTACACCTTTTATCAGCTTTATCAGATCAATCGCACGAAACATATCGATAACATTTTCACCAAACACTCCCTTATTAGTCAAATCTATCACACCTATATTATTAAGCAAATTTCAGAGCCGATGTTTGAGGCTAATTTGGCGTTGTATGATCTCGAAGAGATCAGTGATGAAGGGGTATATGAGACGATCATCCGTCAAGGGAAAATTCTCAAAAGTGACGGGAACGGGGATGAAGTGATGGAAGAGTATACCCTTTCAGACGCTCCATTTGAAACCCATTTAGCCGAGCAGGTGATTACCTCGATGATCGAATATCGAGGTAATATCTATTTTTGGGTTGAATCGTCTCGTCACAGTGTCCTTCTTCTGGATCGGGACATTGAACCCTATCATCCGGTCAATTTAATCTCAGCCTATGGAACATTGATGCTCGTTTTGATGGTTTCATTTGCCCTTATTATTTATCGCTTGCGTCCGCTGCGTCGTTTACGCAAACAGATTGCCCGTTTCGGGGAAGGGGACATGGGGGTACGATTTCGTATCGACGGGAGTGATGAGATTGCGTTGATTGCGAATGAACTCGATACCACCCAAAACAAAATCCGCTCGCTGATCGAATCGCGCACCCTCTTTTTGCGTAATATCATGCATGAACTTAAAACCCCGATTGCCAAGGGGCGGATAGTGGCAACCATGCTCAGCGATGAAAAACAGCAAGCAAGGTTTGAAGGTATTTTTGAGCGGCTGGAGTCTTTGATCGGTGAATTTGCACTGATTGAGGAGATTACATCGGGGAATCAGTATCATGAGAAAAAAGAGTATCGTCTGGTCGATATCATTGACGGTGCCGTCGATTCGGCAATGGTTGATTATGATTCGGTGAGCTGTAACGTTGATACGTCGATCAAAATGGAAGTTGATTATCGCTTGTTTGTCACTGCGGTGAAAAATTTGATCGACAACGCAATCAAATACTCTCCCGACAAAAGAATGGAGATAACGGTAGAAGGAGGAGAGATTCTCTTTAGTAATTTGGGCGAACCGCTGAAAAAACCGCTTAGCTACTACATCGAACCTTTTACCAAAGATCACCCGACGAAAGACAGTTTCGGGTTGGGCCTTTACATTGTTGACGCAATTTTAAAAGAGCATGGATACGTGTTGGCATATGAACGGCGTGGGGATCGTAATTGCTTTATTTTTGTTCCGCTAAAATCTAAAAGGAAATAGATGAAAAAAATTTTGATCACGAATGATGATGGATACGAATCGGCAGGGCTTTTGGCTCTTATCGAAGCATTGGATGGGTTAGGTCAGATTACCGTTGTTGCCCCCTCAACGGAGAAATCGGCGTGCGGACATTCGCTGACACTTACGCGACCGCTCAGCTTTATCAGTGTCGGGGATGATTTTTATAAACTCGATGACGGAACTCCGAGTGACTGCGTCTACCTTGCGCTGCATTCGCTTTTCGAAGAGTCCAAACCCGATTTACTCATTAGCGGGATTAACAAAGGCTCCAACATGGGTGAGGATATTACCTATTCTGGAACTGCGGCGGCGGCGATGGAAGCGGTTTTGCACGATGTCCCTGCTATTGCAATATCACAAGTAATGGATTTTACTCAACCCGTCGGTGATTTTGCATTGGCCAAACAAGCGATCCGTCATCTTGCCGAGAAAATTTTGACAGGGGATTTTCCGTTGAACGAGCGAGAGTTTTTAAATGTCAATATTCCCCACGATGTCGAAGAATTGGAATTTGCCGTCACCTATGCGGGATATCGCTACTACGCCAATGATGCCCACCTGCACCGTAATCCTAGAGGGATGGAATACTACTGGCTCGGGCTTCATCCTTTGGAGTATAAACCGCGTGAAAAGCGGAGTGCACTTTGTGATTTCGAAGCGATTGAAGCGGGAAAAGTCTCTCTTACCCCGATCAAACTCGATATGAGTGCCTATAAGTCGATGCAGCAATTGCGAGAGTGGCTATGAGACATACCCGCACGAAGCTTGTATTCGGAGAAGAGACGCACGCAAAACTTCAAAACGCTAACATCCTTCTACTCGGTGTCGGCGGTGTCGGGAGTTTTTGTCTTGATTGTCTTTACCGATCTGGAGTACGCCATATCACGATCGTCGATTTCGACCGCTACGATGTGACAAACCAAAACCGTCAGATGCACTCGGAAAACCACGAGGGGGAACTGAAAGTCGAAGCGCTCAAAACGCACTATCCCGAAGTGATTGCCATCAGCGATAAGATCACCCCCGAATGGGTTGAGGCGTTCGATTTTAGCTCCTTTGATCTGATCCTCGATGCAATTGATGATATGCGCGCTAAACTCGCACTCATCCAAAAATGCTACCCTAAACTCATCTCCTCCGTCGGTTCGGCTAAACGGCTTGATCCGACCAAAATCGAAGTACGTTCCATCTGGAAAACCGAAGGAGACCCGTTTGCCTCAAAAATCCGAAATGAACTGCGTAAACGTAAATTCAAAGGCGATTTCAGCTGTATCTGCTCCTCAGAACTCCCCCGTATCAAAGAAAAAGGGAGTTTCGTCGCCGTAACAGGATCATTTGGGCTTGCTATGTGTTCGTTAGCACTTCGAAGAATCGGGTATTGATTTATGCTACAATAATCTAAAATAATGCAAAGGAGTTATGATGTTATCAATACAGCTCAATAACCCTGAACTAGAGAGCTTTATCCAAAACGAGTATCATGGTGATGAAAACAGCCTCATGAACCAGTTTGTAGAGTTTTTGCGTTTTCAAAAGATCAAAAGTGAAGTCAAAACATCGATTGAAGAACTCGATCGTGATGAATTCATAGGGATTGATGAAGCGTTTGAGATGGCTACGGCAAAGTATGCGAAACATTAAAACGGTCGTATTCTCTAAAAAAGCCACCTATCGATTAACCAAAATCACCGATTTCATCTACATTCAAACTCAATCCGAATCTATGACTCTCGCTTATATGTCGAGATTAAAAGAGTACATTCGTGATATTCTAATCCATTTTCCAGAATCGGGACGCAAATGTGAAGAGTATGGCAAAGAGATACGAAAACTTGTGTACCAAGGGTATTCGATTCTCTATCGACTTAATGAGCCGAAAGAACGGGTGGAGATTGTGAATATTTTTAGAGAAAATCTTCCATAAGAATGCTATAAGTAGAGTTTCACGTTATCCCTTTAGTAACGAGGAGGATAGCTTTGGTATAATATCCCCACTTATTTTTGCGGAGTAAACAGTGGAACAAAAAGAACCCATGAC
Encoded proteins:
- a CDS encoding type II toxin-antitoxin system RelE/ParE family toxin, producing the protein MRNIKTVVFSKKATYRLTKITDFIYIQTQSESMTLAYMSRLKEYIRDILIHFPESGRKCEEYGKEIRKLVYQGYSILYRLNEPKERVEIVNIFRENLP
- a CDS encoding tRNA threonylcarbamoyladenosine dehydratase produces the protein MRHTRTKLVFGEETHAKLQNANILLLGVGGVGSFCLDCLYRSGVRHITIVDFDRYDVTNQNRQMHSENHEGELKVEALKTHYPEVIAISDKITPEWVEAFDFSSFDLILDAIDDMRAKLALIQKCYPKLISSVGSAKRLDPTKIEVRSIWKTEGDPFASKIRNELRKRKFKGDFSCICSSELPRIKEKGSFVAVTGSFGLAMCSLALRRIGY